The following coding sequences are from one Trypanosoma brucei gambiense DAL972 chromosome 2, complete sequence window:
- a CDS encoding histone H4, putative, with translation MAKGKRVGESKGAQKRQKKVLRDNVRGITRGSIRRLARRAGVKRISGVIYDEVRGVLKTFVESIVRDAGAYTEYSRKKTVTAAHVVFALRKRGKVLYGYD, from the coding sequence ATGGCAAAGGGCAAGAGAGTCGGTGAGTCAAAGGGAGCGCAGAAACGCCAAAAGAAGGTCCTTCGGGATAATGTGCGAGGCATTACACGTGGATCCATCCGCCGCCTCGCCCGCCGTGCCGGGGTGAAACGCATCTCTGGCGTTATCTACGACGAGGTCCGCGGCGTTCTCAAAACTTTTGTGGAAAGCATTGTGCGTGACGCGGGTGCATACACGGAATACTCCCGCAAGAAAACAGTCACAGCAGCCCACGTGGTGTTCGCATTGCGCAAGCGGGGGAAGGTTCTTTACGGGTACGACTGA